In Zobellia roscoffensis, the following are encoded in one genomic region:
- the purN gene encoding phosphoribosylglycinamide formyltransferase, with translation MKNIVLFASGSGSNVENIVQYFQENPQVNISAVLSNKTQAKVLDRCNRLKINGLYFNKNAFYETDCVLDILKSLKPDLIVLAGFLWKVPENLVANFPDKIVNIHPALLPKYGGKGMYGNNVHEAVRANNETETGITIHYINENYDEGAVIRQVKTAISAEDTSDDIANKVHALEYEYYPKVIAQLLGVE, from the coding sequence ATGAAAAACATTGTATTATTCGCTTCCGGTTCAGGATCTAATGTTGAAAATATTGTTCAGTACTTTCAAGAAAATCCTCAGGTTAATATTTCTGCGGTATTATCTAATAAAACCCAAGCTAAAGTTTTGGATAGGTGTAATAGATTGAAAATTAATGGATTATACTTTAATAAAAATGCTTTCTACGAGACAGATTGCGTGTTGGATATTCTAAAATCTTTAAAACCGGACCTTATAGTGTTGGCAGGTTTTCTTTGGAAAGTACCTGAGAATTTAGTTGCGAATTTTCCTGATAAAATTGTAAATATTCACCCAGCATTATTGCCAAAATATGGAGGCAAGGGTATGTATGGTAATAATGTTCACGAGGCCGTAAGAGCTAATAATGAGACCGAAACGGGTATCACTATTCATTATATTAATGAGAATTATGACGAAGGTGCAGTAATTCGGCAGGTAAAAACGGCAATTTCTGCAGAAGACACTTCAGATGATATAGCAAATAAGGTGCATGCACTTGAATACGAATACTATCCAAAGGTAATTGCACAATTATTAGGGGTAGAATAA
- a CDS encoding acyl carrier protein, with protein MSDIASRVKAIIVDKLGVDENEVVTEASFTNDLGADSLDTVELIMEFEKEFDIQIPDDQAENIATVGQAISYIEEAK; from the coding sequence ATGTCAGACATTGCATCAAGAGTAAAAGCTATCATCGTTGATAAATTAGGTGTGGATGAGAACGAAGTAGTAACGGAAGCTAGCTTTACTAACGACCTAGGCGCAGATTCATTGGATACCGTGGAGTTGATCATGGAATTCGAGAAGGAATTTGATATTCAGATTCCAGACGATCAAGCTGAGAACATCGCAACAGTTGGCCAAGCCATTAGCTATATAGAAGAAGCGAAGTAA
- the fabF gene encoding beta-ketoacyl-ACP synthase II: MQLKRVVVTGLGALTPIGNNIDEYWEGLKNGKSGSAPVTYYDTEKFKVKFACELKNFDPLEHFDRKEARKLDRFAQYALVSSDEAIIDSGLNLDVVDKFRVGVIWGAGIGGLETFQNEVMNFAEGDGTPRFNPFFIPKMIADIAPGHISIKHGFMGPNYTTVSACASSANAMIDALNYIRLGHCDVVVTGGSEAAVTIAGMGGFGAMHALSTRNDSPETASRPFDATRDGFVLGEGAGALILEEYEHAKARGAKIYAEVAGGGLSSDAYHMTAPHPDGIGVVQVMKNCLRDAGLKPEDVDTINTHGTSTPLGDVAELKAISEVFGDHAPNININSTKSMTGHLLGAAGAIEAIASILAMQHSLVPPTINHTTVDENIDSKLNLTLNKAQKRDVNVALSNTFGFGGHNACVIFKKFSE, encoded by the coding sequence ATGCAATTAAAGCGAGTTGTAGTTACGGGGTTGGGTGCGTTGACACCCATAGGTAACAATATTGATGAATATTGGGAAGGTCTTAAAAACGGAAAGAGCGGTTCTGCGCCCGTGACCTATTACGATACTGAAAAATTTAAGGTGAAATTTGCTTGCGAGCTGAAAAATTTCGACCCTCTAGAGCATTTTGACCGCAAAGAGGCAAGAAAATTAGATAGGTTTGCGCAATACGCCCTAGTCTCTTCCGATGAGGCTATTATAGATTCCGGTCTTAACTTGGACGTAGTAGACAAATTTCGTGTTGGAGTTATCTGGGGAGCCGGTATTGGTGGTCTAGAAACTTTTCAAAACGAAGTTATGAACTTCGCCGAAGGAGACGGAACACCAAGATTCAACCCCTTCTTTATTCCTAAAATGATTGCTGATATTGCCCCTGGACATATCTCTATCAAACATGGTTTTATGGGTCCTAATTATACCACGGTTTCGGCCTGTGCATCTTCTGCAAATGCTATGATCGATGCTTTAAACTATATTCGTTTAGGCCATTGTGATGTAGTAGTAACCGGAGGTAGTGAAGCTGCTGTAACCATTGCTGGTATGGGTGGATTTGGCGCTATGCATGCCTTGTCCACTAGAAACGATAGTCCAGAAACAGCATCAAGACCTTTTGATGCAACCCGTGACGGATTTGTTTTAGGTGAAGGAGCTGGAGCTTTAATATTGGAAGAATACGAACACGCCAAAGCGCGTGGTGCAAAAATATATGCCGAAGTTGCCGGTGGCGGACTTTCGAGCGATGCTTACCATATGACCGCTCCCCATCCTGATGGAATTGGAGTAGTTCAAGTAATGAAGAACTGTTTAAGGGATGCCGGACTAAAACCGGAAGATGTAGACACCATAAATACACATGGTACTTCTACCCCCCTTGGAGATGTGGCAGAACTAAAGGCTATTAGTGAAGTCTTTGGAGACCATGCCCCTAACATCAATATCAACTCTACAAAGTCAATGACCGGTCACTTATTGGGTGCCGCCGGAGCTATTGAGGCAATTGCCTCAATTTTAGCTATGCAACATAGTTTGGTTCCGCCAACTATAAACCATACGACTGTAGATGAAAATATAGATTCTAAACTAAACCTTACCTTAAACAAAGCTCAAAAACGTGACGTAAATGTTGCATTGAGCAACACTTTTGGGTTTGGTGGTCACAATGCCTGCGTAATTTTCAAAAAATTTAGCGAGTAA
- a CDS encoding ribonuclease H1 domain-containing protein, with protein MAKKGKFYTVWKGKRPGIYDSWSACKAAITGYKGAQYKSFETFDLAKKAFNGNYDDFKGKKKGKPVLTAEQIQRFGTPNYNSISVDAASSGNPGIMEYQGVDTKTGKKLFRQGPFAQGTNNIGEFLAIVHGLAFLKNNKSDRVIYTDSRTAMSWVRKKNCNTKLQETAKNKEVFDLIRRALAWLKNNSYSTPIVKWETKVWGEIPADFGRK; from the coding sequence ATGGCTAAAAAAGGAAAGTTTTATACGGTTTGGAAAGGCAAGAGACCCGGTATTTATGATTCTTGGTCAGCTTGTAAAGCTGCTATTACCGGGTATAAAGGTGCTCAATATAAATCTTTTGAGACTTTTGATCTGGCTAAAAAGGCCTTTAATGGTAATTATGATGATTTTAAAGGAAAGAAAAAAGGAAAGCCGGTATTAACGGCTGAACAAATACAAAGGTTTGGTACGCCAAACTACAATTCTATTTCTGTAGATGCCGCTTCTAGTGGTAATCCTGGAATTATGGAATACCAAGGTGTGGATACAAAAACAGGTAAAAAACTTTTTAGACAAGGGCCATTTGCTCAAGGAACCAATAATATTGGTGAGTTTTTGGCTATTGTACATGGGCTTGCCTTTTTGAAAAATAATAAAAGTGACAGAGTAATCTATACGGATTCCCGTACAGCAATGAGTTGGGTTCGTAAAAAAAACTGTAATACTAAACTTCAGGAGACCGCTAAGAATAAAGAAGTTTTTGATTTGATCAGAAGGGCTTTGGCCTGGTTAAAGAACAATTCTTATAGTACTCCTATTGTTAAATGGGAAACAAAGGTGTGGGGAGAAATTCCAGCAGATTTTGGTCGTAAGTAA